The proteins below are encoded in one region of Coffea arabica cultivar ET-39 chromosome 4c, Coffea Arabica ET-39 HiFi, whole genome shotgun sequence:
- the LOC113739401 gene encoding cytochrome P450 78A5, translating to MSTDPCCFSSSIPLTGYPSTVLNFELVLCFLLFLAVFAFWLTPGGLAWALAVSNKKLSSKKDATSAAIPGPSGLPLLGLVLAFTGSLTHRVLGKISRSLKAETLMAFSVGFTRFIISSHPETAKEILNSSAFADRPVKESAYELLFHRAMGFAPYGEYWRNLRRISATHLFSPKRIACSGIFRRDIGVKMVEEIKGLMERNGEVEVKKVMHFGSLNNVMMSVFGRCYDFDGDDGSVLEGLVSEGYELLGIFNWTDHFPILGWLDMQGVRKRCRELVARVNVFVGNIIDEHRLKRMAENRGGVGRKPAIDDDEGSGDFVDVLLDLEKENNSLTNSDMIAVLWEMIFRGTDTVAILLEWIIARMVLHPDIQSKAQAEIDCVVGTSRMVTDADLPNLPYLHAIVKETLRMHPPGPLLSWARLAVHDTHVGRHFIPAGTTAMVNMWAITHDEMVWPEPEHFMPERFLNEDVAIMGSDLRLAPFGSGRRACPGKALGLATVQMWLAQVLQNFEWIASGDVDLSECLKLSMEMKNPLVCKAVARFS from the exons atgtCTACTGATCCTTGTTGTTTTTCCTCCTCCATCCCTTTAACTGGCTATCCCTCAACTGTCCTCAACTTTGAACTTGTGCTGTGCTTTCTACTGTTTCTTGCTGTTTTTGCCTTCTGGCTTACCCCAGGAGGCCTTGCTTGGGCACTAGCTGTTTCTAACAAGAAATTGTCTTCCAAAAAAGATGCTACTTCTGCTGCTATTCCAGGGCCATCTGGGCTGCCCCTTCTGGGGTTAGTCCTTGCCTTCACTGGCTCCTTGACTCATAGAGTTCTTGGAAAGATTTCCAGGAGCTTAAAGGCTGAAACTTTAATGGCTTTCTCAGTTGGCTTCACTCGTTTTATCATTTCTAGCCACCCTGAGACTGCCAAAGAAATCTTGAATAGCTCTGCTTTTGCTGATAGGCCTGTGAAGGAGTCTGCTTATGAACTGCTTTTTCATAGAGCAATGGGTTTTGCTCCTTATGGTGAGTATTGGAGGAATTTGAGGAGAATATCTGCTACCCATTTGTTCAGTCCCAAGAGGATTGCCTGTTCTGGGATTTTCCGAAGAGATATTGGGGTGAAAATGGTGGAGGAAATCAAAGGGTTGATGGAGAGAAATGGTGAGGTTGAGGTGAAAAAAGTTATGCATTTCGGGTCCCTTAATAATGTGATGATGAGTGTTTTTGGGAGATGCTATGATTTTGATGGGGATGATGGTTCTGTATTGGAAGGTCTGGTGAGTGAAGGGTATGAGTTGCTGGGGATATTTAACTGGACTGATCATTTTCCTATTTTGGGATGGTTGGACATGCAAGGTGTGAGAAAAAGATGCAGAGAGTTGGTGGCCAGAGTGAATGTCTTTGTTGGGAACATCATTGACGAGCACAGGTTGAAGAGGATGGCTGAAAATCGTGGTGGTGTTGGAAGAAAGCCAGCTATTGATGATGATGAAGGCTCTGGTGATTTCGTTGATGTCCTGCTTGATTTGGAGAAGGAGAACAACAGCCTGACCAACTCTGACATGATTGCTGTTTTATGG GAAATGATCTTTAGAGGAACAGACACCGTTGCAATCCTTCTggagtggataattgcaagaaTGGTCCTGCATCCAGACATCCAAAGCAAGGCTCAGGCTGAAATCGACTGTGTTGTTGGAACATCCAGAATGGTTACTGATGCTGACCTCCCTAACCTTCCCTATCTCCATGCCATAGTGAAAGAGACTCTCAGAATGCATCCTCCTGGCCCTCTTCTTTCTTGGGCTCGGCTCGCCGTCCATGACACTCATGTTGGCCGTCACTTCATACCTGCTGGAACTACTGCCATGGTGAACATGTGGGCGATAACGCACGACGAGATGGTCTGGCCAGAGCCTGAACATTTCATGCCTGAAAGGTTCTTGAACGAGGATGTTGCCATCATGGGCTCTGATTTGAGGTTGGCCCCTTTTGGTTCTGGGAGGAGGGCGTGTCCTGGAAAAGCTTTGGGCCTAGCCACTGTTCAGATGTGGTTGGCTCAGGTGCTGCAGAACTTCGAATGGAttgcatctggtgatgtggattTGTCTGAATGCCTGAAATTGTCAATGGAGATGAAGAATCCTTTGGTCTGCAAGGCTGTTGCAAGGTTTTCTTGA